A window of the Chthonomonas sp. genome harbors these coding sequences:
- a CDS encoding 5'-nucleotidase C-terminal domain-containing protein: MRKLACLLLVAAGALAAAKDFTLTVLHTNDLHGHVEPTVIRGKPFGGYARHLTLIEKFRKQDPNVMLVNAGDVFQGTLFFTQYEGLADLIYMNAARYDAFTLGNHEFDKGPNVLARFLERTTFPTVSANMDFSDEPSLAKKVKPWAIVKINGESIGVVGAMTPDLTTLVSALPNIALKELIPSVQSAIDELTNQKVNKVLVLSHCGYEMDQEMAKKLRGADLVVGGHSHTPLGEVKLPGDLASRGEYPTKLKSASGEPAMVVQAWEWGKVFGRIQVTFDDNGLIKAVPSATPIVVDETIPEDPVFKATVDALLMPIQVLRKTKVTEAAGPFTRVESRTGESLLGNLVADAMLAKTAPQGAMVALMNPGGLRADIEPGVISVETCLNVQPFGNTLVVLDLNLGELKATLENPRAYFLQVSKGFQVGYDLSRPEGDRVTSIRLNGSTLWPIPPNVRIGNIRIVTNSFLAGGGDGADALKAAKGTRIDTGYVDVEALMDYLRTQPAWKLAPENRIAVTGKLP, translated from the coding sequence ATGCGAAAACTCGCGTGCCTTTTGCTTGTTGCCGCCGGTGCCCTGGCCGCGGCCAAGGACTTTACGCTCACCGTGCTGCACACCAACGACCTGCACGGCCACGTCGAGCCGACGGTGATTCGCGGCAAGCCATTTGGCGGCTACGCGCGCCACCTCACGCTCATCGAAAAGTTTCGCAAGCAAGACCCCAATGTGATGCTGGTCAACGCGGGCGACGTGTTTCAGGGCACGCTCTTTTTTACGCAATACGAGGGGCTGGCCGACCTGATCTACATGAATGCGGCGCGGTATGACGCCTTCACGCTGGGCAACCACGAGTTCGACAAGGGCCCCAATGTGCTGGCGCGGTTCCTGGAGCGCACGACCTTCCCGACGGTATCGGCCAACATGGACTTTAGCGATGAACCCTCGCTCGCCAAGAAGGTCAAACCGTGGGCGATTGTCAAAATCAACGGCGAGTCCATCGGCGTTGTCGGTGCCATGACTCCCGACCTGACGACGCTGGTTTCGGCATTGCCCAACATCGCGTTGAAAGAACTAATCCCCAGCGTGCAATCGGCGATTGATGAGCTAACTAACCAAAAGGTTAACAAGGTTCTCGTGCTCAGCCACTGCGGCTACGAGATGGATCAGGAGATGGCCAAAAAGCTCCGCGGCGCCGACCTCGTTGTCGGCGGGCACAGCCACACGCCGCTCGGCGAGGTGAAGTTGCCGGGCGATCTCGCCTCACGCGGCGAATATCCGACGAAGCTCAAGAGCGCCAGCGGCGAGCCCGCGATGGTGGTACAGGCCTGGGAGTGGGGCAAGGTGTTCGGCCGAATTCAAGTGACCTTCGACGACAATGGCCTCATCAAGGCGGTGCCCAGCGCCACCCCGATCGTGGTAGACGAAACCATTCCCGAGGATCCCGTGTTCAAGGCGACGGTTGACGCCCTGCTGATGCCGATTCAGGTTCTCCGCAAGACGAAGGTCACGGAGGCGGCTGGTCCATTTACCCGAGTTGAGTCTCGCACCGGCGAGAGCCTCCTGGGCAACCTCGTCGCCGACGCGATGCTCGCCAAAACTGCTCCGCAGGGCGCGATGGTCGCACTGATGAACCCCGGCGGATTGCGCGCCGACATCGAGCCGGGCGTCATCTCCGTGGAAACCTGCCTCAACGTGCAACCCTTCGGCAACACTTTGGTGGTGCTCGACCTGAATCTCGGCGAGCTCAAGGCGACACTCGAGAATCCGCGCGCGTACTTCCTGCAGGTCAGTAAAGGCTTCCAGGTGGGCTACGATCTCAGCCGACCGGAAGGCGATCGAGTGACCAGCATCCGCTTAAACGGCTCCACTCTGTGGCCGATTCCGCCGAACGTGCGCATCGGCAATATTCGCATCGTGACCAACAGCTTTTTGGCGGGCGGCGGCGATGGCGCCGACGCCTTGAAGGCGGCCAAGGGCACCCGAATCGACACTGGTTATGTGGATGTCGAGGCCCTCATGGACTATCTGCGGACCCAACCCGCATGGAAGCTCGCCCCCGAAAACCGTATTGCAGTTACCGGAAAACTTCCTTGA
- a CDS encoding HD domain-containing protein gives MQLPENFLDRPALIAIREATLGTQFEGRVWLVGGAVRDALLGRPGGKDLDLAVEGDAQALAQLLFERGASSIYPVIFERFGTAQVIVADEPVELVCTRREQYEPHSRKPIVEFGTLEEDAMRRDFTINALFVSLHSGAILDPTDRGLADLSARILRTPLEPRRTFSEDPLRMLRAVRFRAQLGFEFAPDIEPAILAVADRLKVISQERIREELLKMLATPSPSESIEALSRLGLLRQFLPELESCRFVEQGPYHHLDVWGHSLLVLDNIASENIYLRLAGLLHDIGKPQTRFVDNDGRTRFFTHEVVGADMVRQILGRMKFSNDEIAYVELLVRQHMRFGHNTISATAARRALRALGPHMEDLLILCQADANSHHPDAPHLDVPAIRAKIREVQAATPAESLQSPLDGHEILAIDPSLPGKVIGQIKAFLLEEVLKGRLLPEDRAAAEELTRRWLSHHRGQ, from the coding sequence TTGCAGTTACCGGAAAACTTCCTTGACCGCCCGGCGCTGATCGCGATCCGTGAGGCCACGCTCGGCACTCAATTTGAGGGCCGGGTGTGGCTAGTGGGAGGGGCGGTGCGCGATGCATTGCTCGGACGTCCTGGAGGCAAGGACCTTGACCTAGCCGTCGAAGGCGATGCGCAAGCGCTTGCGCAACTCCTTTTCGAACGGGGCGCGTCGTCCATCTACCCCGTTATCTTCGAGCGGTTCGGCACCGCCCAAGTGATTGTCGCAGACGAGCCCGTGGAGTTGGTTTGCACCAGGCGGGAACAGTATGAGCCGCATAGCCGCAAGCCGATTGTCGAATTCGGCACGCTCGAAGAGGACGCGATGCGACGCGACTTCACGATCAACGCGCTGTTTGTCTCGCTCCACTCGGGCGCAATCCTCGACCCCACCGATCGCGGTCTCGCGGACCTTTCGGCGAGAATCCTGCGCACTCCCCTTGAGCCGCGGCGCACCTTTAGCGAGGACCCGCTGCGCATGTTGCGGGCGGTGCGATTCCGAGCGCAACTCGGTTTCGAGTTCGCGCCCGATATCGAGCCCGCGATCCTCGCCGTCGCCGATCGCTTGAAGGTGATTAGCCAGGAGCGGATTCGTGAAGAGCTTCTCAAGATGCTCGCCACGCCCTCGCCGTCGGAGTCCATCGAAGCTCTGAGCCGGCTTGGCCTACTCCGCCAGTTCCTGCCTGAGCTCGAATCGTGCCGCTTTGTCGAGCAAGGGCCATACCACCACCTCGACGTTTGGGGGCATTCGCTGTTAGTTTTGGATAACATTGCGTCCGAAAACATATATTTACGACTCGCCGGATTGCTGCACGACATCGGAAAGCCGCAGACTCGATTTGTCGACAACGACGGGCGGACGCGCTTCTTCACCCACGAGGTAGTCGGGGCGGACATGGTCCGCCAGATTCTCGGGCGGATGAAGTTCAGCAACGACGAAATCGCGTACGTCGAGTTACTCGTACGGCAACACATGAGGTTCGGCCACAACACGATATCGGCTACCGCAGCTCGCCGCGCGCTGCGGGCACTCGGCCCGCACATGGAGGACCTGCTCATCCTTTGTCAGGCCGACGCCAACTCTCACCACCCCGACGCGCCCCACCTCGACGTGCCCGCGATCCGCGCCAAAATTCGGGAGGTTCAAGCCGCGACTCCGGCGGAGAGCCTACAGTCGCCGCTCGATGGCCACGAGATTCTCGCAATTGACCCAAGCCTGCCTGGCAAAGTGATCGGCCAGATCAAGGCGTTCCTGCTGGAAGAAGTTCTCAAGGGCCGACTGCTGCCCGAGGACCGCGCCGCCGCGGAAGAATTGACGCGCCGCTGGCTAAGCCATCACCGCGGCCAGTAA
- a CDS encoding dipeptide epimerase, whose amino-acid sequence MLSFRFQTVRLEKRYPLVISRGISTGSNNLFVFAAADGHEGVGECAPGTGFDDTLAPIAQTQLQALVDSDISDLSITEIYARATEREIDASALAALDVALWDLLAKRAGMPLFQLLGLSRRSVATSVTIGINPVDVIRERVPEILARTGGKFLKIKLGSPDGIERDQENYLAAQESSASFGVGLRVDANGGWDVATAQAMIPWLAERGCDYVEQPLARGNEDGLPHLFAGRKLPIFCDESIRVASDVVKLRDCVDGVNLKLMKTGGITEALRLVSTARACGLQTMIGCMGESSVAISAGAALGALFDHIDLDSQLNLNPDPATGAEMINGVVTPPLTPGHGGALRD is encoded by the coding sequence GTGCTTAGCTTCCGATTTCAGACCGTTCGCCTAGAAAAGCGCTATCCGCTCGTTATTAGCCGGGGCATCAGCACGGGCTCCAACAACCTGTTCGTCTTTGCCGCGGCCGACGGCCATGAGGGTGTGGGTGAGTGCGCGCCCGGCACGGGTTTTGACGACACGCTGGCCCCGATCGCGCAGACTCAGCTTCAGGCGCTCGTGGATTCGGACATCAGCGATCTGAGCATCACGGAGATTTACGCGCGCGCCACCGAGCGCGAGATCGATGCGTCAGCGTTGGCCGCGTTAGACGTGGCTCTTTGGGACTTGCTCGCCAAGCGCGCCGGGATGCCGCTGTTTCAACTTCTTGGCCTCAGTCGCCGGTCGGTCGCGACATCGGTGACCATCGGCATTAACCCGGTTGACGTGATCCGAGAGCGGGTGCCTGAGATTTTGGCCCGCACCGGAGGGAAGTTCCTCAAGATCAAGCTGGGTTCGCCGGACGGCATCGAGCGCGACCAGGAAAACTATCTGGCCGCTCAGGAATCTTCGGCAAGTTTCGGCGTTGGCTTGCGGGTGGACGCCAACGGCGGGTGGGATGTGGCGACGGCCCAGGCGATGATTCCGTGGCTCGCGGAGCGCGGCTGCGATTACGTTGAGCAACCGCTTGCACGCGGCAACGAGGACGGGTTGCCGCATCTCTTTGCGGGTCGCAAGCTGCCGATATTCTGCGATGAATCGATACGGGTGGCGAGCGACGTCGTGAAGTTACGCGACTGCGTGGACGGAGTGAACTTGAAACTGATGAAGACGGGCGGTATTACCGAAGCCCTGCGACTGGTTTCGACCGCGCGGGCTTGCGGGTTACAGACCATGATCGGTTGCATGGGCGAGTCGAGCGTGGCCATTAGCGCCGGGGCCGCCTTAGGCGCGCTCTTCGATCACATCGATTTGGATAGCCAGTTGAACCTGAATCCTGACCCCGCAACGGGGGCCGAAATGATCAATGGCGTGGTGACTCCGCCGCTGACGCCAGGCCATGGAGGCGCGCTCCGTGATTAA
- a CDS encoding VWA domain-containing protein: MQLNQHKMVYSLMMRNKVLFMVVASVLTSLSLTGCKAVKDQLSKDMDRPTQPTTEAVAADVYLDLSGSTNSLRAPIATLIKDVLDTHPKTMRVNYSTFNKDVRELGNTLNAGTYLDEMGAQWEALPKAEPRGTLLGGVFEHAAKVARRDTSIKRIVVIGTDGGFEDNMQQVFNGLESLVQAGNLQMIVFVGVQPGNSAKLNKLSEIADYAKNLRTEFPVQVVNVLLSQNSVAIADAQRGIKELMEPAANGSK; the protein is encoded by the coding sequence ATGCAACTGAATCAGCACAAAATGGTGTATTCATTGATGATGCGCAACAAAGTTTTGTTTATGGTTGTCGCGAGTGTGTTGACCAGTCTCTCCCTCACCGGTTGTAAAGCCGTAAAGGACCAGCTTTCCAAGGACATGGATCGCCCGACGCAGCCCACGACCGAGGCGGTCGCGGCGGACGTGTATCTCGACCTGAGCGGCTCGACGAATTCGTTGCGAGCGCCAATTGCGACGCTGATTAAGGACGTGCTCGACACGCACCCGAAAACCATGCGGGTGAACTACTCAACGTTCAACAAGGACGTTCGCGAACTCGGCAACACGCTGAACGCGGGGACCTATCTGGACGAGATGGGCGCACAGTGGGAGGCTCTGCCCAAGGCCGAACCGCGCGGTACCCTGCTCGGCGGCGTGTTTGAGCACGCGGCCAAGGTCGCGCGCCGCGATACGAGCATCAAGCGCATCGTGGTCATCGGTACCGACGGCGGGTTTGAAGACAACATGCAGCAAGTGTTCAACGGGCTGGAAAGCCTGGTGCAAGCCGGCAACCTGCAGATGATCGTGTTTGTCGGTGTTCAGCCGGGCAACTCGGCCAAGCTCAACAAGCTTAGCGAGATTGCCGACTACGCGAAGAACCTGCGCACGGAGTTTCCCGTCCAGGTTGTCAACGTGCTCCTTTCGCAAAACTCGGTCGCGATTGCCGATGCGCAGCGCGGGATTAAGGAGCTAATGGAGCCAGCAGCCAATGGCAGTAAGTGA
- a CDS encoding type II/IV secretion system protein has product MHRFKLGELLISNRIITQQQLSEALEHQRMTKLPLGATLVSMGFITEDLLLKVLAAQMGVTGWFLDQQPPDIEALKLIPVKTCLQHFMIPLQLRGDLLVVGFKDPQDLEAVEAARTTSGYRIETVLVDEQRLSVILTQLETEGVEGSVIGNKVEEALQLVSDQVVKNTTVELADADERPVVALVNQLLSDAIRMGASDIHLEPREFAVELRCRIDGELSKLRDIPITLQKMLVTRLKIMAELDIVETRVPQNGRLSARIDGRTVDIRLSTLPNLFGERVVLRVLDKTKSLVSLENLGFSGENLGLYRELANKPYGIFLVTGPTGSGKTTSLYAALNEIKSVRNNIMTCEDPIEYNVPGLNQSQVNERVGLTYNAQLKAILRQDPDIILVGEIRDEETAITTVRAAMTGHLVFSTLHTNDAVSALPRLMDMGVEPFIVASSLIGVMSQRLIRKVCPHCLETREPNDQERMIIEAYHGHLPHGAQIAEGRGCGECFSAGVRGRTGIHEILPVTDHLRDMIADNVSARDLRTAAHQIGFKPMQYDVLNRVLNHEVSLSEAMSTIYFDTVGMQAGTLLRVA; this is encoded by the coding sequence ATGCACCGCTTCAAGCTTGGGGAACTCCTGATATCGAACCGTATCATCACGCAGCAACAGCTGAGTGAGGCGCTCGAACATCAGCGCATGACGAAGTTGCCCTTGGGGGCGACCCTCGTTTCGATGGGCTTCATCACCGAAGACCTGCTGCTCAAGGTGCTCGCCGCACAAATGGGCGTCACCGGCTGGTTCCTCGACCAGCAGCCACCCGACATCGAGGCGCTCAAGCTCATTCCTGTCAAGACCTGCCTTCAGCACTTCATGATTCCGCTGCAACTGCGCGGCGACCTGCTGGTGGTGGGGTTCAAGGACCCGCAAGATTTAGAGGCGGTCGAGGCCGCGCGCACCACCTCCGGCTATCGCATTGAAACGGTTCTCGTGGACGAGCAGCGACTCTCGGTGATTCTCACCCAACTCGAAACCGAGGGCGTCGAAGGCTCGGTTATCGGCAACAAGGTCGAAGAAGCGCTGCAACTCGTAAGTGACCAAGTGGTGAAAAACACCACGGTGGAACTCGCCGATGCCGACGAGCGACCCGTTGTTGCCCTCGTCAACCAACTTCTTTCCGACGCGATCCGCATGGGCGCGAGCGACATCCACTTGGAGCCGCGCGAGTTCGCGGTGGAACTTCGTTGCCGCATCGATGGCGAACTCAGCAAACTGCGCGACATTCCCATCACGCTGCAAAAGATGCTCGTGACCCGCCTGAAAATCATGGCGGAACTCGACATTGTCGAGACCCGCGTGCCGCAGAACGGTCGCCTTTCCGCGCGCATTGATGGCCGCACTGTAGACATCCGACTTTCCACTCTGCCGAACCTGTTTGGCGAGCGCGTCGTGCTCCGGGTTCTCGACAAAACCAAGAGTTTGGTGTCGTTGGAGAATCTTGGATTCAGCGGCGAAAACCTCGGGCTGTATCGCGAACTCGCCAACAAGCCCTATGGCATTTTCTTGGTCACCGGCCCGACCGGTTCCGGCAAGACCACCTCGCTTTACGCCGCGCTCAACGAGATCAAATCGGTCCGCAACAACATCATGACTTGCGAGGACCCGATCGAATATAACGTGCCGGGCCTCAACCAATCCCAAGTCAACGAGCGCGTCGGCCTGACCTACAACGCACAACTGAAAGCGATTCTGCGGCAAGACCCCGACATCATTCTTGTCGGCGAAATCCGCGACGAAGAAACCGCGATTACGACCGTCCGTGCGGCGATGACCGGCCACTTGGTCTTCAGCACGCTGCACACCAACGACGCCGTCAGCGCGCTTCCGCGACTGATGGATATGGGCGTCGAGCCTTTCATCGTGGCGAGCAGCCTGATTGGCGTCATGTCCCAGCGCCTCATTCGCAAGGTGTGTCCGCACTGCCTGGAAACCCGTGAGCCGAATGACCAAGAGCGCATGATCATCGAGGCGTACCACGGTCACTTGCCGCACGGAGCGCAAATTGCCGAGGGCCGCGGTTGCGGTGAATGCTTCAGCGCTGGCGTGCGGGGACGCACCGGCATCCACGAGATTCTCCCCGTGACCGACCACCTTCGCGACATGATCGCCGACAACGTTTCGGCCCGCGATCTCCGTACTGCCGCCCACCAAATCGGGTTCAAGCCGATGCAATACGACGTGCTCAATCGCGTTCTTAACCATGAGGTTAGTTTGAGCGAAGCCATGTCCACCATCTACTTCGACACAGTCGGCATGCAAGCCGGCACGCTGTTGCGCGTCGCTTAA
- a CDS encoding diguanylate cyclase codes for MSEVDLRGLAELLPIPTVVTNRSGAVQSVNATGLFVLMASAQSVAGYRWLGLLDSASSEAAKQLLRESTAESGAILLVTKPEFGGTPFECQFSQTPSGEFVVTATNISGYRWQEEQLTANREFLEKIIALNPAVHLLVDLPSFGMSWVSENTVAAFGITVPEIKAMGSHIWEMVTCDPVPFRPRYEDVAEFQFGERFVTEFTSQDDNGNLRWYSCTGEVYEVANHKPTKLLISLEDISSQKEFEAQVSEYMLQAAEQNRALEAAKGELEQANMRLEELTLTDPLTGLANRRAFDTAIAQCIQVARRYQRNLSILSLDLDHFKKINDTFGHGVGDEVLVATGQALAGLYRETDHVARIGGEEFIVLLPETSVPEAQIIAERTRRAIEAMTTSAGKVTASIGLTYWRNDETAVSLVHRVDEALYESKASGRNRVSLAA; via the coding sequence GTGAGTGAAGTTGATTTAAGGGGGCTAGCCGAGCTGCTGCCCATCCCAACTGTGGTGACTAATCGTTCCGGCGCGGTCCAATCGGTAAACGCCACTGGCCTGTTCGTGCTGATGGCCAGCGCCCAATCCGTGGCCGGCTACCGATGGCTTGGTCTGCTCGACAGCGCGTCCAGCGAGGCCGCCAAACAACTTCTGCGCGAATCCACCGCCGAGTCCGGCGCGATTCTGCTGGTGACCAAACCCGAGTTCGGCGGCACTCCGTTTGAGTGTCAATTCAGCCAAACGCCGAGCGGCGAGTTTGTCGTCACCGCCACCAACATTTCTGGCTACCGCTGGCAAGAGGAGCAACTCACCGCAAACCGCGAATTCCTAGAGAAAATCATCGCTCTCAATCCGGCGGTACACCTCTTGGTCGATCTACCGAGCTTTGGTATGTCATGGGTCAGCGAAAACACGGTCGCCGCCTTCGGCATCACGGTGCCCGAGATCAAGGCGATGGGCTCCCACATTTGGGAAATGGTCACGTGCGACCCGGTTCCGTTCCGTCCGCGCTACGAAGATGTCGCCGAGTTTCAGTTTGGCGAGCGATTTGTGACCGAGTTCACCTCCCAAGATGACAACGGCAATCTGCGCTGGTATTCCTGCACCGGTGAGGTTTACGAAGTCGCCAACCACAAGCCGACCAAACTCCTGATCTCGCTGGAGGACATTAGCTCGCAAAAAGAATTTGAAGCCCAGGTTTCCGAGTACATGCTGCAGGCGGCCGAGCAAAATCGAGCGCTCGAGGCAGCCAAAGGCGAACTGGAGCAAGCCAACATGCGCCTGGAAGAACTGACCTTGACCGATCCACTCACCGGCCTGGCCAACCGCCGCGCGTTTGATACCGCCATTGCGCAGTGCATTCAGGTCGCACGCCGCTACCAGCGCAACCTCAGCATTCTCAGCCTCGACCTCGACCATTTCAAAAAGATCAACGACACGTTTGGTCACGGCGTGGGCGATGAAGTGCTCGTCGCAACTGGTCAAGCGTTGGCCGGGCTCTACAGAGAAACCGATCATGTTGCCCGAATCGGCGGCGAGGAGTTCATTGTTTTGCTCCCCGAGACCTCGGTCCCCGAGGCGCAGATCATCGCCGAACGCACGCGCCGCGCGATCGAGGCAATGACCACAAGTGCCGGCAAGGTCACGGCTAGCATTGGCCTGACCTACTGGCGCAACGATGAAACCGCCGTAAGTCTTGTCCACCGGGTAGACGAGGCGCTTTACGAAAGCAAGGCGTCCGGAAGAAATCGCGTATCTCTGGCCGCGTAA
- a CDS encoding PEP-CTERM sorting domain-containing protein codes for MNKATAIFILSAISFGTAAQASVYEMSWNGQNLPNLGINHDAGKIKKMSTVFDSGTNRLKYEVTLGKSSAGLKANGFWLVVSPGANPKGHANELAIFYYDVSGSNPVLTAYNYNGQNGYTSYQTGTKLLSSKNNASSIFSLTNRTEGQDKVLGFDINATAINAHRPASGVQGQWTGAKFGSKMGIWMHPVSGLSTSYNKDGFLKSFNFCKAGWFDGENLKTQVVPEPASAAILAVGGAFLAFRKRK; via the coding sequence ATGAACAAAGCAACTGCAATCTTTATTCTTAGCGCAATTTCGTTTGGAACCGCAGCCCAAGCTTCGGTCTACGAAATGTCGTGGAATGGCCAAAATCTTCCCAACCTCGGCATCAACCACGACGCCGGCAAGATCAAGAAGATGTCCACCGTGTTCGACTCGGGCACCAACCGCCTGAAGTACGAAGTCACCCTCGGCAAGTCGAGCGCCGGCCTCAAGGCCAACGGCTTCTGGCTCGTTGTCAGCCCGGGTGCTAACCCTAAGGGTCACGCTAACGAACTCGCGATTTTCTACTACGATGTGAGCGGCTCCAACCCGGTCCTCACCGCGTACAACTACAACGGTCAAAATGGCTACACGTCGTACCAAACCGGCACGAAGCTGCTCTCGTCGAAGAACAACGCTTCGAGCATCTTCTCGCTGACCAACCGCACCGAAGGTCAAGACAAGGTCCTTGGCTTTGACATCAACGCCACCGCGATTAACGCTCACCGACCGGCGAGCGGCGTGCAAGGTCAGTGGACGGGCGCCAAGTTTGGTTCGAAGATGGGCATCTGGATGCACCCGGTCTCGGGCCTCAGCACCAGCTACAACAAGGATGGCTTCCTCAAGTCGTTCAACTTCTGCAAGGCAGGTTGGTTCGATGGCGAAAACCTGAAGACGCAAGTGGTGCCGGAACCGGCCTCGGCCGCGATCCTCGCCGTGGGCGGCGCGTTCCTTGCCTTCCGCAAGCGCAAGTAA
- a CDS encoding PEP-CTERM sorting domain-containing protein (PEP-CTERM proteins occur, often in large numbers, in the proteomes of bacteria that also encode an exosortase, a predicted intramembrane cysteine proteinase. The presence of a PEP-CTERM domain at a protein's C-terminus predicts cleavage within the sorting domain, followed by covalent anchoring to some some component of the (usually Gram-negative) cell surface. Many PEP-CTERM proteins exhibit an unusual sequence composition that includes large numbers of potential glycosylation sites. Expression of one such protein has been shown restore the ability of a bacterium to form floc, a type of biofilm.): MRFQSVLFIATVAAVAANASVYEAKYPGYTGGSYGISNGGGEIKSVLTQYASVGKVLYFETKLGNVPGTSQKSDAFTLAISKGPNPKGTPDELALFYFDGTNLNAPKLTVYAYNGQNSASSYRDGNGDGVNDGGDLVASSLVDSSFIKDIFIRNEGGDRVMGFKLDVNGINAHVPAFGNPAEWEGAQFANKFGIWFHPRAGTTAAYNSQGKLTNFSSACEGWLDGSNITTQVVPEPVSAAVLAVGGALLVLRRRAR, translated from the coding sequence ATGCGTTTTCAATCTGTTCTGTTCATCGCGACGGTAGCCGCAGTAGCCGCTAACGCCAGCGTTTATGAAGCGAAGTACCCGGGTTACACCGGCGGCTCCTACGGCATCAGCAATGGTGGCGGCGAAATCAAGTCGGTCCTCACGCAGTACGCGTCGGTCGGCAAGGTCCTCTACTTCGAAACCAAGCTCGGCAACGTTCCTGGCACCAGCCAAAAGTCGGACGCGTTCACCCTTGCCATTTCGAAGGGTCCGAACCCGAAGGGCACCCCGGACGAACTGGCCTTGTTCTACTTCGACGGTACGAACCTCAACGCTCCGAAGCTCACGGTTTACGCCTACAACGGCCAAAACTCGGCCAGCAGCTACCGCGATGGTAACGGCGATGGCGTGAACGACGGCGGCGACCTGGTTGCTTCCTCGCTCGTGGACAGCTCCTTCATCAAGGACATCTTCATCCGCAACGAAGGCGGCGACCGAGTCATGGGCTTCAAGCTCGATGTCAACGGCATCAACGCTCACGTTCCGGCTTTCGGCAACCCCGCCGAGTGGGAAGGCGCCCAATTCGCCAACAAGTTCGGTATCTGGTTCCACCCGCGAGCCGGTACAACCGCAGCCTACAACAGCCAAGGCAAGCTGACCAACTTCAGCTCGGCCTGCGAAGGTTGGTTGGACGGTTCGAACATCACCACCCAAGTCGTGCCCGAACCCGTTTCGGCTGCCGTCCTGGCCGTTGGTGGCGCTCTCCTCGTTCTCCGACGACGCGCTCGCTAA
- a CDS encoding DUF1611 domain-containing protein produces MEARSVIKPHDRLAIYMEGAVGDPSGKMGYGVLRYSRNEIACVIDSHTAGGTLPTHLSPSGDVPIVSSVSKAKALGATVFVLGLAVSGGAIPDEWYGPIGEAVAGGMSIVNGLHDKLGPRYPGLPDGQWIWDIRQEPAGLPVASAAAGKLANRRLLLIGTDMAVGKMTAGLEIYAQAVAQGVSTGFVATGQIGMTITGAGVPLDAIRVDFAGGSIEREVLSHADKQLVIIEGQGSLLHPGSTANLPLLRGSMPTHLVLCCVAGQETLYRAPEIRIPSLDKLVRLNEDLAEACGVYGRPKCVAIAVNGSHVSSAEAAEYKRRVSGETGLPAFDPIADGAAGLLAAVMA; encoded by the coding sequence ATGGAGGCGCGCTCCGTGATTAAGCCGCACGACCGTTTGGCGATTTACATGGAGGGGGCGGTTGGCGATCCCTCGGGCAAGATGGGTTATGGAGTCTTGCGGTATTCGCGCAATGAAATCGCTTGCGTGATTGATTCTCACACCGCCGGCGGGACGTTGCCGACGCACCTCTCGCCCTCTGGCGATGTGCCGATTGTCTCCAGCGTGAGCAAAGCCAAGGCCCTCGGGGCGACTGTCTTTGTTCTCGGTCTCGCGGTGAGCGGCGGGGCAATCCCCGACGAGTGGTATGGCCCGATCGGCGAGGCCGTCGCGGGTGGAATGTCCATCGTTAACGGCCTGCACGATAAGCTCGGGCCGCGCTACCCGGGATTGCCAGACGGCCAATGGATTTGGGATATTCGCCAGGAACCTGCCGGCTTGCCGGTGGCCTCGGCGGCCGCTGGCAAGTTGGCTAACCGGCGCTTGCTTTTGATCGGCACCGACATGGCGGTGGGCAAGATGACGGCGGGGCTGGAAATCTATGCGCAAGCGGTTGCGCAAGGGGTGTCCACAGGATTTGTGGCGACGGGCCAGATCGGTATGACGATCACCGGGGCGGGAGTGCCGCTTGACGCGATCCGCGTGGATTTCGCCGGGGGAAGTATTGAGCGCGAAGTACTTTCGCACGCCGATAAGCAGCTGGTGATCATCGAAGGGCAGGGTTCGTTGCTGCATCCGGGTAGCACGGCCAACCTGCCGTTGCTTCGCGGGTCGATGCCGACGCACCTTGTGTTGTGTTGCGTCGCGGGGCAGGAAACTCTGTATCGAGCGCCCGAGATTCGCATTCCAAGCCTGGACAAGTTGGTTCGCTTGAACGAGGATTTGGCCGAGGCCTGCGGAGTATATGGACGGCCCAAGTGCGTGGCGATTGCCGTGAACGGTTCGCACGTGTCGTCGGCGGAAGCGGCCGAATACAAGCGCCGGGTGAGCGGAGAAACCGGCCTGCCGGCTTTTGACCCGATCGCGGATGGCGCGGCCGGATTACTGGCCGCGGTGATGGCTTAG